A stretch of the Carassius carassius chromosome 6, fCarCar2.1, whole genome shotgun sequence genome encodes the following:
- the LOC132142637 gene encoding histone acetyltransferase p300-like, producing MELTVGDGTADELSVTLNGEWAPLLYVATRCWHQKLSKQGGLTFSVAYTSCGITVRDGRSDLKLKLKDKVITLSCPHEPRPVFPIKDSGLSVTNQQLPKREPNVYQKIPPGFPTKALPSQIVEEQAFPVKQPAGNAARAPSRLRSPLLPKIPPLPGSFNLAVNFPFSLPIPTRPAHRDHLESKHVTPAMTYAPTTDPTVLRSGFSSNIQNGQSHVPYAQTQPELDDLVTKAPKPESHHMHSHFERPASTPSQTESSPALEYQLSRAPVPRAAPYQPYGSAQNFPKPNPLQVNPAFASLAQYIPPGYFLCSDDGQKLQIHPQTFRPPVPNPPSQYQNPRYQKPDITPLVPANPDTPPMKGYSEHQLTSDVASSSLDSGAPLYQPTQHFQPPRYQRYFYQNGYGRQGPTTPLSSTSPRIPINLQSQTRPYPPHPASQDSRPFQSQSYQKPSQPYGSIQQPWSTRHFPVKVLSQDSRQFMSASSQRPEYLQYQTGGDQSPNPYQRSVIHNPGTGISSHSQYQPSQFSELSYPPLRPEVLSGAVSTENIGSSSIGFLQPRSQASIESLPVHLPSLEKADAQLAYNQDPSFGYMQNPEIHPEWPIEQRSQKPQSDTLTPYPPLRPEVLSGDVSTEDAGSSPVEFFQPRFKALSAPAHLPLQEKKLRQRLNGQVNKDI from the exons ATGGAGTTGACTGTTGGTGATGGAACAGCAGATGAACTGTCTGTTACAT TAAATGGAGAATGGGCACCTCTGCTTTATGTGGCAACTCGATGCTGGCACCAGAAACTGTCCAAGCAAGGAGGTCTCACCTTCTCCGTTGCATATACAAGCTGTGGTATCACCGTCAGA GATGGTCGTTCTGATCTGAAATTGAAACTAAAAGACAAGGTGATCACACTGTCCTGTCCACATGAGCCAAGACCAGTGTTTCCAATCAAGGACTCAGGACTTTCTGTGACAAACCAACAACTGCCAAAAAGGGAACCCAATGTATACCAAAAGATACCTCCTGGATTTCCTACAAAAGCATTACCCAGTCAGATAGTGGAGGAGCAAGCATTTCCCGTTAAGCAACCGGCAGGAAATGCCGCTAGAGCACCCTCTCGACTCCGAAGTCCTTTGCTACCTAAAATACCACCTTTGCCTGGCTCTTTTAATCTAGCTGTAAACTTCCCATTTTCACTTCCCATACCAACACGGCCAGCTCACCGAGACCATTTAGAAAGTAAACATGTGACTCCTGCCATGACTTATGCTCCGACCACTGATCCTACTGTCCTGCGCTCCGGGTTTAGCTCCAATATTCAAAATGGACAGTCCCATGTCCCTTATGCCCAGACACAACCGGAACTTGATGATCTAGTCACTAAGGCTCCTAAACCTGAATCTCACCACATGCATTCTCATTTTGAAAGGCCTGCTTCAACTCCTTCTCAAACAGAGTCTTCACCAGCTCTGGAATATCAACTTTCAAGAGCACCTGTCCCTAGAGCTGCACCGTATCAGCCTTATGGGTCAGCTCAGAACTTTCCTAAACCTAATCCACTTCAAGTAAATCCTGCTTTTGCCAGCTTGGCACAGTATATTCCACCTGGTTATTTCCTATGCTCCGATGATGGTCAAAAACTGCAAATTCACCCACAGACGTTTCGGCCTCCTGTTCCAAATCCGCCTTCGCAATATCAAAATCCTAGATATCAAAAGCCTGACATTACTCCGCTTGTACCTGCTAATCCTGATACACCTCCCATGAAAGGGTACTCCGAACATCAACTGACTAGTGATGTAGCTTCCAGCTCCCTTGATTCTGGTGCCCCACTTTACCAGCCAACTCAACATTTCCAGCCTCCTCGGTACCAGCGGTACTTCTACCAAAATGGTTATGGTCGTCAAGGTCCCACCACACCCTTATCATCTACTTCTCCGCGTATTCCCATAAATCTGCAATCTCAAACAAGGCCATATCCTCCTCACCCTGCTTCTCAAGATTCAAGACCCTTCCAGTCACAATCTTACCAAAAGCCTAGTCAACCTTATGGGTCAATCCAACAGCCTTGGTCAACCAGACACTTTCCTGTTAAAGTGTTGTCTCAAGACTCGAGACAATTTATGTCAGCCTCAAGCCAGAGACCGGAGTATCTGCAGTATCAGACTGGTGGAGACCAATCTCCAAATCCATATCAGAGGTCTGTTATCCATAACCCTGGCACAGGAATCTCAAGTCACTCACAATACCAGCCCAGTCAGTTTTCCGAACTTTCATATCCACCATTGAGACCAGAGGTACTTTCAGGTGCTGTTTCCACAGAAAATATTGGATCTAGTTCTATAGGATTTTTACAGCCACGGTCCCAAGCTTCAATTGAAAGTTTACCTGTGCACCTTCCTTCACTGGAAAAAGCTGATGCACAACTTGCTTACAATCAGGATCCTTCATTTGGATACATGCAGAATCCTGAAATCCACCCAGAATGGCCAATCGAACAAAGAAGTCAAAAGCCTCAGAGTGACACCCTGACACCATATCCACCATTGAGACCAGAGGTACTTTCAGGTGACGTTTCCACAGAAGATGCTGGATCTAGTCCTGTAGAATTTTTTCAGCCACGGTTTAAAGCTTTAAGTGCACCTGCGCACCTTcctttacaggaaaaaaaactgAGGCAGAGGTTGAACGGCCAGGTAAACAAAGACATCTGA